A single Providencia manganoxydans DNA region contains:
- a CDS encoding DUF2884 family protein, with the protein MLRRTLIAFSLLACATSQAADYKCSVTPKDDIFMTPANIQVVGSNGDLKITPQGDVTLNGQNVAVTEQQRQQAIRYQTAVRNDIPWIKQETQKKLSASRNTLDKVVIRVIGNDSNVRKRLTKLESDLNGQINQVIETRADGYAFHHQAMNKVETQGRQLVNDSLGGMLQDSINEMGRKQLLSGGDSSKALQGLLGNLGGLQQDLEAEWKNQENSFQQFGQQVCGKVTSLEQQRISLMNSLK; encoded by the coding sequence ATGTTACGCCGTACTTTAATTGCATTTTCACTATTGGCTTGTGCAACCAGCCAAGCTGCTGATTATAAATGTTCAGTGACGCCTAAAGACGATATCTTTATGACGCCTGCTAATATTCAGGTCGTTGGTAGCAATGGCGATTTGAAAATTACCCCCCAAGGTGATGTGACTTTAAATGGTCAAAACGTGGCGGTAACAGAGCAACAGCGGCAGCAAGCTATTCGTTACCAAACTGCTGTTCGTAACGATATCCCATGGATCAAACAAGAAACACAAAAGAAACTGTCAGCTTCAAGGAATACCTTAGATAAGGTTGTGATCCGTGTGATTGGCAATGACAGTAATGTGCGTAAGCGCTTAACTAAGCTTGAAAGTGATCTGAATGGTCAAATTAATCAGGTAATTGAGACACGTGCTGATGGCTACGCATTCCATCACCAAGCAATGAATAAAGTAGAAACACAAGGGCGCCAATTAGTTAATGATAGCTTAGGCGGTATGTTACAAGACAGCATCAATGAGATGGGACGTAAACAACTGCTTTCTGGTGGTGATAGCAGTAAGGCTTTACAAGGCTTACTCGGTAATTTAGGTGGTTTACAACAAGATCTGGAAGCTGAATGGAAAAATCAAGAGAACAGTTTCCAACAATTTGGCCAGCAAGTATGCGGTAAAGTGACCTCTTTAGAACAGCAACGCATTTCGTTAATGAACTCCCTCAAATAA
- a CDS encoding Arm DNA-binding domain-containing protein, whose product MSLIKTFSACQIQTTKPKDKEYKLSNARGFYLLVKPNSARFWQIKYRFAGKEKKLSLGV is encoded by the coding sequence ATATCCCTTATTAAGACATTCAGCGCCTGCCAGATACAGACTACCAAACCTAAAGACAAAGAGTATAAACTCTCTAATGCGCGTGGGTTTTACCTTCTCGTTAAACCTAATAGCGCTCGTTTCTGGCAAATAAAATATCGCTTCGCAGGTAAAGAGAAAAAATTATCGCTTGGTGTATAA
- a CDS encoding siderophore ABC transporter substrate-binding protein, with protein MKKFIPAVLVSLLSFSAPYALSAESASFTPNAVIAQGTEKLNIKHLSGETEVSKKPQKVVLFDFGIYDSMQKLGLGDKVIALPMGNAPAYIKDSIPATMHNAGGMKEPDLAKIAELKPDLIVITGRQGKSYDALSKIAPTVNLGIDSKHYIDSVKANINLIGDLYGDQKAVEAQLTQLDKSIALAQDKAQKSQSKVLVLLHNDGKLIPNNQSVVYDVVKAQRAELPEVAEADKSKRRVVDTKTIAQANPDVILIVDRSEAIGAGKLDKTVFEDKNIQETKAYKNGKITYLKSDLWYLSGGGLVSLTEQIDAVDKAL; from the coding sequence ATGAAAAAATTCATTCCTGCTGTCCTTGTTTCTCTACTCTCTTTTTCTGCACCGTATGCATTGAGTGCTGAATCAGCCTCATTTACCCCTAACGCGGTGATTGCTCAAGGTACTGAAAAGCTTAATATTAAGCACTTATCGGGCGAAACTGAAGTCTCTAAAAAACCGCAAAAGGTGGTTTTATTTGATTTTGGTATTTATGATTCAATGCAGAAATTAGGGCTTGGCGATAAAGTGATTGCATTACCAATGGGGAATGCGCCTGCATATATTAAAGATAGCATTCCTGCAACGATGCACAATGCAGGTGGAATGAAAGAACCTGATCTCGCCAAAATTGCTGAATTAAAACCTGATCTCATTGTGATCACAGGCCGCCAAGGTAAGTCTTATGATGCATTATCAAAGATTGCACCAACAGTAAATTTAGGCATCGATAGCAAACATTATATTGACTCAGTAAAAGCGAATATCAATTTAATTGGTGATCTGTATGGTGACCAAAAAGCCGTCGAAGCTCAACTAACTCAATTAGATAAATCGATCGCCTTAGCGCAAGATAAAGCGCAAAAATCACAATCCAAAGTATTGGTATTGCTACATAATGACGGTAAATTGATCCCAAATAACCAAAGCGTTGTGTATGATGTGGTTAAAGCTCAGCGTGCTGAATTGCCTGAAGTGGCAGAAGCCGATAAATCAAAACGTCGCGTCGTTGATACTAAAACAATTGCGCAGGCTAACCCTGATGTGATTTTAATTGTTGATCGCAGCGAAGCTATCGGCGCAGGTAAGCTAGATAAAACGGTTTTTGAAGATAAAAATATTCAAGAAACCAAAGCTTATAAAAATGGCAAGATCACCTATCTTAAATCTGACTTATGGTATTTGTCAGGTGGTGGTTTAGTGAGTCTAACTGAGCAGATTGATGCGGTAGATAAAGCGTTATAA
- the glsB gene encoding glutaminase B, producing MSSQFSNQLLNDILDQVRPLVGKGAVANYIPALANVSPHQLGIAVNTADGDIFMAGDAETRFSIQSISKVLSLTLAMTRYEEKEIWSRVGKEPSGLPFNSLIQLEMEKGIPRNPFINAGAIVIADMLQSRLSAPKQRMLEFVRKLACEPDISYDMTVARSELDHASRNAAIAFLMKSFGNFENNVLTVLETYFHYCSLSMSCVELARCFSYLTSQGMSSCSVDPIITPLQSRQINALMMTCGMYDGSGEFAFRIGMPGKSGVGGGIVCIVPNQFSVAVWAPELDSAGNSLVGCAALELLSKRIGRSVF from the coding sequence GTGAGCAGTCAATTTTCCAATCAGCTACTGAACGATATTTTAGACCAAGTGCGGCCTTTAGTGGGCAAAGGGGCCGTGGCAAATTATATTCCAGCGTTAGCGAATGTCTCTCCTCATCAATTAGGTATCGCTGTTAATACCGCTGATGGCGATATTTTTATGGCGGGTGATGCTGAAACTCGTTTTTCCATTCAATCAATATCAAAAGTACTTAGTTTGACATTGGCAATGACGCGCTATGAAGAAAAGGAAATTTGGAGCCGTGTAGGTAAAGAGCCTTCAGGTTTGCCATTTAATTCATTAATTCAATTAGAAATGGAAAAAGGCATCCCTCGTAATCCTTTTATTAACGCAGGGGCGATTGTCATTGCTGACATGTTGCAGTCACGTTTAAGTGCTCCAAAGCAGCGCATGTTAGAGTTTGTCCGAAAGTTGGCCTGTGAACCTGATATTAGCTATGACATGACAGTGGCGCGCTCAGAGTTGGATCATGCTAGTCGTAATGCGGCAATTGCTTTTTTAATGAAGTCATTTGGTAATTTTGAGAATAATGTACTTACAGTTCTCGAAACTTACTTTCATTATTGTTCTCTAAGTATGAGCTGTGTAGAGCTTGCGCGTTGCTTCTCTTATTTGACCTCTCAAGGGATGTCATCATGCTCAGTTGACCCTATCATTACACCGTTACAATCGCGGCAGATTAATGCCTTAATGATGACTTGTGGTATGTATGATGGCTCAGGTGAATTTGCTTTTCGTATTGGCATGCCGGGTAAATCAGGGGTTGGTGGGGGAATTGTTTGTATTGTGCCGAATCAGTTCTCTGTTGCGGTATGGGCACCTGAGTTAGACTCAGCAGGCAACTCACTTGTTGGATGTGCAGCTCTCGAACTATTATCAAAACGCATTGGTCGTTCTGTATTTTAA
- a CDS encoding YggL family protein: MAKQQRSRRLRKKLRIDEFQELGFIVKWSFEEGTPIEEVDRAVDALIAEAIEPNGLAFEASGYMSWEGIVCLQKIGKCTEEHRAIVENWLKSKGMKDIVVSELFDVWWEE; encoded by the coding sequence ATGGCTAAGCAACAACGCAGTCGTCGTTTACGCAAAAAATTACGTATTGATGAATTTCAAGAATTAGGTTTTATCGTTAAGTGGAGCTTTGAAGAAGGCACACCAATCGAAGAAGTCGATCGTGCAGTTGATGCATTGATTGCAGAAGCGATTGAACCAAATGGTTTAGCTTTTGAAGCTAGCGGTTATATGAGCTGGGAAGGAATTGTTTGCCTACAAAAAATCGGTAAATGTACTGAAGAGCACCGTGCAATCGTTGAAAACTGGCTGAAATCAAAAGGCATGAAAGATATCGTTGTTTCAGAGCTATTTGATGTTTGGTGGGAAGAGTAA
- the mutY gene encoding A/G-specific adenine glycosylase, with translation MEAQQFSLAVLNWYHKYGRKTLPWQKEKTSYHVWLSEVMLQQTQVSTVIPYFEKFISRFPDVKALADAPLDEVLHLWTGLGYYARARNLHKAAKVIAEQFQGQFPTTFDDVVALPGVGRSTAGAILSLSQQQNYPILDGNVKRVLARCYAVDGWPGKKEVENRLWEISTNVTPNEGVEFFNQAMMDLGAMVCTRSKPKCELCPLNLGCVAYANHSWQNYPGKKPKQKIPEKTAWFLILQYENQVWLEQRPPSGIWGGLFAFPQFETQQLMNQWLTQSGIKHDVPEQLIAFRHTFSHFHLDIIPVKVSIQAFTSAMDEGKGLWYNLNLGATIGLAAPVESLLQQLAVPPDLLRKK, from the coding sequence ATGGAAGCTCAACAATTTTCGCTCGCCGTGCTTAACTGGTATCACAAATACGGTCGTAAGACCTTGCCATGGCAAAAAGAAAAGACCTCTTATCATGTATGGCTCTCTGAAGTGATGCTCCAACAGACACAAGTCAGTACTGTTATCCCTTATTTTGAAAAATTTATTAGTCGTTTTCCGGATGTGAAAGCACTAGCAGATGCCCCATTGGATGAAGTACTTCATTTGTGGACTGGTTTGGGTTACTACGCTCGAGCCAGAAACCTCCATAAAGCCGCCAAAGTTATCGCCGAACAGTTTCAAGGGCAATTTCCAACCACATTTGATGATGTTGTCGCCCTACCCGGTGTTGGTCGCTCTACCGCAGGCGCGATCCTTTCTCTCTCTCAACAACAGAACTACCCGATACTCGACGGCAACGTTAAGCGAGTATTAGCTCGTTGCTATGCGGTTGATGGCTGGCCTGGAAAGAAAGAAGTCGAAAACCGATTGTGGGAAATCAGTACTAATGTAACACCTAACGAGGGTGTCGAGTTTTTTAACCAAGCTATGATGGATTTAGGTGCCATGGTTTGCACACGCAGCAAACCTAAATGTGAACTATGCCCCCTAAATTTAGGCTGTGTGGCATATGCAAATCACTCATGGCAAAACTATCCCGGTAAAAAACCAAAACAAAAAATTCCTGAAAAAACAGCTTGGTTCTTGATTTTACAATATGAAAACCAAGTATGGCTTGAACAGCGCCCACCTTCTGGTATCTGGGGAGGGCTATTCGCTTTCCCTCAATTTGAAACGCAACAACTGATGAACCAATGGCTTACCCAATCAGGGATAAAACATGATGTTCCAGAACAATTAATTGCGTTTCGCCACACTTTCAGCCATTTTCATCTGGATATTATTCCTGTTAAAGTGAGTATTCAGGCATTTACTTCAGCGATGGATGAAGGTAAAGGACTTTGGTATAACTTAAATCTCGGTGCAACAATCGGCCTCGCTGCGCCGGTTGAAAGCTTACTTCAACAGCTTGCCGTACCGCCTGATCTTCTGAGGAAAAAATAA
- the mltC gene encoding membrane-bound lytic murein transglycosylase MltC, whose translation MKKLLALTLLVPLLISCSSNKESDYNPNYVKDTNGFDILMGQFAHNIENIWGIKEVLIAGPKDYVKYTDEYRTRSHINFDAGTITVETISAVEPSEHLKKAIVTTLLMGDDPNSIDLYSDINDIPHSKEPFLFGQVLDNTGEAIRWEWRATKYADYLVTNKLQRRQSGMNVVWSVTMQLVPNHLDKRAHKYLPFIKKASAKYGVDESLILAIMQIESSFNPYAVSRSDALGLMQIMPNTAGKDVFRSQGKSGVPSRSYLFDPEKNIDTGTAYLAILQNSYLGEIQNPTSRRYAVITAYNGGAGSVLRVFHNDKKQAAVKINNLEPGDVYETLSTKHPAAESRNYLIKVNKAQKNYRR comes from the coding sequence ATGAAAAAACTGCTCGCATTGACGCTGCTGGTGCCTTTATTGATCTCCTGCTCCAGCAATAAAGAGTCTGATTATAATCCCAATTATGTGAAAGATACCAATGGGTTCGATATCCTTATGGGCCAATTTGCTCATAATATTGAAAACATTTGGGGGATCAAAGAAGTCCTGATTGCAGGACCAAAAGACTATGTAAAATATACTGATGAATACCGCACACGTAGTCATATCAATTTTGATGCAGGTACCATCACAGTAGAAACAATTTCTGCTGTAGAGCCCTCAGAACACCTAAAAAAAGCAATTGTTACCACCCTACTTATGGGTGATGACCCTAATTCTATCGATCTGTATTCTGATATTAATGATATCCCTCACAGTAAAGAGCCTTTCTTGTTTGGGCAAGTATTAGATAATACAGGTGAAGCCATTCGCTGGGAATGGCGAGCAACTAAATATGCAGACTACTTAGTTACTAACAAATTACAACGCCGTCAATCAGGTATGAATGTTGTCTGGAGTGTCACCATGCAGCTAGTACCTAACCACTTAGACAAACGTGCCCACAAATATTTACCGTTTATCAAAAAAGCTTCAGCTAAATATGGTGTTGATGAATCACTTATTTTAGCCATCATGCAAATTGAATCGAGTTTCAACCCTTATGCAGTTAGCCGTTCAGATGCATTGGGATTAATGCAGATCATGCCTAACACAGCAGGTAAAGATGTCTTCCGCTCACAAGGTAAGTCTGGTGTACCTAGCCGTAGTTACCTATTTGATCCTGAAAAAAATATCGATACGGGTACTGCCTATTTAGCAATTCTGCAAAACAGCTATTTGGGTGAGATCCAAAACCCAACCTCACGTCGTTATGCGGTAATAACAGCCTATAATGGTGGTGCTGGTAGTGTGCTAAGAGTGTTCCATAATGATAAAAAACAGGCCGCAGTCAAAATTAACAATTTAGAACCGGGTGACGTTTATGAAACCCTTTCAACTAAACACCCTGCTGCTGAGTCCCGCAATTATCTGATTAAAGTAAATAAGGCACAGAAAAACTATCGTCGTTAA
- a CDS encoding oxidative damage protection protein, with product MSRTIFCTFLQRDADGQDFQLYPGELGKRIFNEISKEAWGQWMTKQTMLINEKKLNTMNPDDRKMLEQEMIKFLFEGHDIHIDGYTPEK from the coding sequence ATGAGTAGAACTATTTTTTGTACTTTTTTACAACGTGATGCTGATGGGCAAGATTTCCAACTTTACCCAGGCGAGCTAGGAAAACGTATTTTTAATGAAATTTCAAAAGAAGCTTGGGGTCAATGGATGACAAAGCAAACCATGCTAATCAATGAAAAAAAATTGAACACGATGAATCCTGATGATCGTAAGATGCTTGAACAAGAAATGATTAAGTTCCTATTTGAAGGACACGATATTCATATCGACGGCTACACACCCGAAAAATAA
- the proC gene encoding pyrroline-5-carboxylate reductase, with protein sequence MQHRKIAFIGAGNMANAIIAGLVSHGYPASMITVCSPTPVRRDKIAQQYGIISSSDNVSAVQQADVIVLAVKPQMMEQVCQPLQNAADFSKKLLLTIAAGIPSQRYHDYLAQPLRLIRIMPNTPSLVGKGVSGLYAEATVSTEDKQFAEQLMQSVGTTIWCKKEQEINNIIAVTGSSPAYFFLFMESMQQAAENLGYTAEQAHELVLNAAEGAIALAKSQNETAFATLREQVTSKGGTTAMALAQFYEHHLPQTVATAMQSAISRAEEMEKLF encoded by the coding sequence ATGCAACATCGAAAAATCGCATTTATTGGCGCTGGAAATATGGCGAATGCAATTATTGCTGGATTAGTTAGCCATGGTTACCCTGCCTCTATGATCACGGTTTGCTCACCAACCCCTGTTCGCCGTGATAAAATAGCTCAACAATATGGCATTATCAGTAGTAGTGATAATGTATCCGCTGTACAACAAGCCGATGTGATTGTCTTAGCAGTAAAACCGCAAATGATGGAACAAGTCTGCCAACCACTGCAAAATGCGGCTGACTTCAGTAAAAAACTACTATTAACCATTGCCGCTGGGATCCCTTCACAGCGTTACCATGATTACTTAGCCCAACCGTTGCGGTTGATCCGTATTATGCCGAATACGCCATCGCTAGTGGGTAAGGGAGTCAGCGGGTTATATGCCGAAGCAACAGTAAGTACTGAAGACAAGCAATTCGCAGAACAACTCATGCAGAGTGTTGGGACAACAATCTGGTGCAAAAAAGAACAAGAAATAAATAATATTATTGCTGTTACAGGCAGCTCACCCGCTTATTTCTTTTTGTTTATGGAATCAATGCAACAAGCCGCGGAAAATCTGGGATATACTGCTGAGCAAGCACATGAATTAGTGTTAAACGCTGCCGAAGGTGCCATCGCGCTCGCCAAATCACAAAATGAAACCGCCTTTGCAACCCTGCGTGAGCAAGTCACCTCAAAAGGGGGTACTACTGCCATGGCATTAGCACAATTTTATGAACATCACCTTCCGCAAACGGTCGCAACCGCAATGCAAAGTGCGATCTCACGGGCAGAAGAAATGGAAAAACTTTTTTAA
- the hemW gene encoding radical SAM family heme chaperone HemW produces the protein MLKLPPLSLYIHIPWCVQKCPYCDFNSHTLKGEIPQREYVEHLLQDLDHDVALIGDRSVKTIFIGGGTPSLLSAESMQMLMDGVRQRVNLDLQAEITMEANPGTVEAERFSGYQAAGINRISIGVQSFGDDKLIALGRIHGPQEAKRAAKLATELHLRSFNLDLMHGLPSQTRDEGLSDLRQAIELSPPHLSWYQLTIEPNTQFGSRPPTLPDDDTLWDIYSQGHQLLTAAGYQQYETSAYAKPGYQCQHNLNYWRFGDYLGIGCGAHGKVTCTDGRILRTIKTKHPRGYMEGRYLQQSYNVAAEDLPFEYFMNRFRLLEAMPRNEFSDYTGLPESTVRAALDDALQKGYITETEHEWQITEHGKLFLNSLLELFLGEE, from the coding sequence ATGCTTAAGCTGCCACCATTAAGTCTGTATATTCATATTCCTTGGTGTGTACAAAAGTGCCCATATTGTGATTTCAACTCACATACTCTGAAAGGGGAAATCCCCCAGAGAGAGTATGTTGAGCATCTACTGCAAGATTTAGATCACGATGTTGCATTAATAGGCGATCGCTCGGTTAAAACTATTTTTATCGGTGGCGGGACGCCAAGTTTGTTAAGTGCTGAATCAATGCAAATGTTGATGGATGGCGTCCGCCAGCGCGTCAATCTCGATCTTCAAGCTGAAATCACCATGGAAGCCAACCCAGGAACCGTCGAAGCAGAACGTTTTTCAGGTTACCAAGCGGCAGGTATTAATCGTATCTCCATAGGTGTACAAAGCTTTGGCGATGATAAATTAATTGCACTTGGCCGTATTCATGGCCCACAAGAAGCCAAACGGGCGGCTAAGTTAGCCACTGAGCTCCATCTGCGCAGTTTTAACTTAGATTTAATGCATGGATTGCCGTCGCAGACCCGTGATGAAGGCTTGTCAGATCTACGCCAAGCGATAGAGTTATCACCTCCGCACCTGTCTTGGTATCAGTTAACCATTGAACCAAATACACAATTTGGCTCACGTCCACCGACACTGCCTGATGATGACACTTTGTGGGACATTTATTCACAAGGCCACCAGCTACTCACCGCCGCGGGTTATCAACAATATGAGACCTCCGCGTATGCTAAACCCGGTTATCAATGCCAACATAATTTAAATTATTGGCGCTTTGGCGATTATCTAGGGATAGGCTGTGGTGCTCATGGTAAGGTTACATGTACTGATGGACGTATTTTACGTACCATCAAAACCAAGCATCCACGTGGCTATATGGAAGGACGTTACTTACAACAATCCTATAATGTCGCCGCAGAAGACCTGCCATTTGAATATTTTATGAACCGTTTTAGGCTATTAGAAGCCATGCCGCGAAATGAGTTTAGTGATTATACAGGGCTACCGGAATCCACAGTCAGAGCGGCATTGGATGACGCTTTGCAAAAAGGCTATATCACTGAAACTGAACATGAATGGCAAATTACAGAACACGGTAAATTGTTTTTAAACTCACTATTAGAGCTTTTTCTTGGTGAAGAGTAA
- the trmB gene encoding tRNA (guanosine(46)-N7)-methyltransferase TrmB — MINNVISPEYNEEGRVMRRVRSFVRRQGRLTQRQEDALQSEWEAMGIDFVPQPFDFTAVFNNANPVVLEIGFGMGASLVTMAAQNPEKNFLGIEVHAPGVGACLASAKEENITNLRVMCHDAIEVLDTMIPDGSLSMVQLFFPDPWHKAKHNKRRIVQTPFADKIRTKLAVGGVFHMATDWQPYAEHMLEVMTHAQGYKNLSTTGDYVPRPETRPETKFEKRGQRLGHGVWDLMFERTK; from the coding sequence ATGATCAATAACGTCATTTCCCCAGAATATAATGAAGAAGGGCGGGTTATGCGCCGCGTTCGTAGTTTTGTCCGTCGCCAAGGTCGTCTGACACAACGCCAAGAAGATGCGCTACAAAGTGAATGGGAGGCTATGGGCATTGATTTTGTTCCTCAACCTTTCGATTTTACCGCTGTTTTTAATAACGCCAACCCAGTTGTATTAGAAATTGGCTTTGGTATGGGCGCGTCTTTAGTTACGATGGCGGCACAAAACCCTGAAAAAAACTTTTTGGGGATCGAGGTTCATGCGCCGGGTGTCGGTGCATGTCTAGCATCAGCTAAAGAAGAAAATATCACTAACTTGCGCGTGATGTGCCACGATGCAATCGAAGTATTGGACACGATGATCCCAGATGGGAGCTTATCGATGGTTCAGTTATTCTTTCCTGATCCATGGCATAAGGCGAAACACAATAAGCGTCGTATTGTGCAAACGCCTTTTGCTGATAAAATCCGCACTAAGCTTGCGGTAGGTGGTGTTTTCCACATGGCGACAGATTGGCAACCTTATGCGGAGCATATGTTAGAAGTCATGACTCATGCTCAAGGCTATAAAAACCTGTCAACAACAGGGGATTATGTTCCTCGCCCTGAGACACGACCAGAAACAAAATTTGAAAAGCGCGGCCAGCGGTTGGGGCACGGTGTATGGGATTTAATGTTTGAGAGGACAAAATAA
- a CDS encoding YggT family protein, translated as MQTLLFVVTTIIQLYIFVLLLRVWMQWVRADFYNPFSQFVVKATKPIVTPLRRVIPAIGPIDTASVVVAFVLALASIIFSLWATNTLPIMGITIIPIGIILLLTYIGKLIFWMILIRAIMSWVSQGRNPIDYLLYQLTEPLMAPIRRIIPAMGGLDFSAMIVMFILIALNYLRLDVSLMIDPTLTGILYSIGVM; from the coding sequence ATGCAGACCTTACTTTTTGTTGTTACCACCATTATTCAACTTTATATTTTTGTCCTACTGCTACGTGTTTGGATGCAATGGGTACGTGCTGATTTTTATAACCCATTTTCACAATTTGTGGTCAAAGCAACTAAGCCTATCGTGACCCCATTACGTCGCGTCATACCTGCTATTGGCCCAATCGATACTGCATCAGTGGTGGTCGCGTTTGTCTTAGCGCTTGCCAGTATTATTTTTAGCCTTTGGGCAACGAATACTTTACCCATTATGGGGATCACCATCATCCCAATTGGGATTATTTTACTGCTTACTTATATCGGTAAATTAATTTTTTGGATGATATTAATTAGGGCGATAATGAGTTGGGTTAGTCAAGGCCGTAACCCTATCGACTATTTGCTGTATCAATTAACTGAGCCATTAATGGCGCCAATTCGTCGCATTATCCCAGCAATGGGTGGATTGGATTTTTCTGCGATGATTGTCATGTTTATTTTGATTGCACTGAATTATTTACGTTTGGATGTATCACTGATGATAGACCCAACCTTAACAGGCATTCTCTATTCAATTGGTGTGATGTAA
- a CDS encoding XTP/dITP diphosphatase → MQKVVLATGNPGKVNELADLLRDFGMDIIAQTSLGVESAEETGLTFIENAILKARHAAKQTGLPAIADDSGISVDALGGAPGIYSARYAGEDATDEQNLHKLLDAMKSVPDGQRQAQFNCVLVYLRHAEDPTPLVFHGRWHGVITHEPCGQGGFGYDPIFYVPELNCTSAELSKSEKQAVSHRGKALAMLLDALKNA, encoded by the coding sequence ATGCAAAAAGTGGTTTTAGCAACCGGTAATCCGGGAAAAGTGAATGAACTAGCCGATCTCCTGCGTGATTTTGGGATGGACATTATTGCCCAAACCTCTCTAGGCGTTGAGTCCGCAGAAGAAACAGGGCTGACATTCATTGAAAATGCGATCTTAAAGGCTCGCCATGCAGCAAAACAGACTGGACTGCCTGCTATTGCAGATGACTCAGGGATCTCTGTCGATGCACTTGGTGGTGCTCCAGGTATCTACTCTGCGCGTTATGCAGGTGAAGATGCCACCGATGAGCAAAATTTGCATAAATTATTAGATGCCATGAAATCAGTGCCTGATGGACAGCGTCAGGCACAATTTAACTGTGTGCTCGTTTATTTACGTCATGCAGAAGACCCTACTCCTCTGGTATTTCATGGTCGCTGGCACGGTGTGATCACCCATGAACCTTGTGGTCAGGGGGGGTTCGGCTACGATCCTATTTTTTATGTACCTGAGCTTAACTGTACCTCAGCAGAACTGAGTAAATCAGAGAAACAAGCCGTTTCACACCGTGGGAAAGCATTAGCTATGCTGCTGGATGCACTCAAAAATGCTTAA
- a CDS encoding YggS family pyridoxal phosphate-dependent enzyme has protein sequence MTIQSNISDVKARIEQAATECHRSSHDITLLAVSKTKPCDAILEAIAAGQRQFGENYVQEGVEKIQFFSDRTDLVWHFIGPLQSNKSRLVAEHFDWFHTLDREKIAQRLNDQRPSDKAPLNVLIQINISDENSKSGIQLEQLDELAKYVSLQPNLVLRGLMTIPAPETDYQRQCSVFRKMENAYQQLQAHYPSVDTLSMGMTDDMAAAIHCGSTLVRIGTAIFGARDYQR, from the coding sequence ATGACCATTCAAAGTAATATCTCTGATGTAAAAGCACGCATTGAACAAGCGGCCACAGAATGTCATCGCTCTTCACATGACATCACACTTCTTGCGGTTAGCAAAACCAAGCCTTGTGACGCTATTTTAGAGGCCATTGCAGCTGGGCAGCGTCAATTCGGTGAAAATTATGTTCAAGAAGGTGTTGAAAAAATCCAATTTTTCTCTGATAGAACCGATCTCGTTTGGCACTTTATCGGCCCATTACAATCAAATAAAAGCCGTCTTGTTGCTGAACATTTCGATTGGTTTCATACCCTTGATCGTGAAAAAATCGCTCAGCGCCTCAATGATCAGCGCCCTAGCGATAAAGCACCATTAAACGTATTAATTCAAATTAATATTAGTGATGAAAATAGTAAATCAGGGATCCAACTTGAGCAGCTGGACGAACTTGCTAAGTATGTCAGTCTACAGCCTAATTTAGTACTACGTGGCTTAATGACAATCCCTGCACCTGAAACTGATTATCAACGCCAGTGCTCAGTTTTCCGCAAAATGGAAAACGCGTATCAGCAATTACAAGCACACTACCCTAGTGTCGATACCCTTTCTATGGGTATGACTGATGATATGGCAGCAGCCATTCATTGTGGTTCTACCCTAGTACGAATTGGTACCGCTATTTTTGGTGCTCGAGACTATCAACGGTAA